The sequence below is a genomic window from Aureispira sp. CCB-E.
GTGCCCTTCAACAAAAATTACAAGCCATCCAAACTGCCCTTGGAATGGACGAATTGTTATATTTGGCTACCTGTAATCGTGTCTTGTTTTTCTTCACATCTGCACAACCTTTAACTGATTGTTTTTTAGAGAAATTTGAATCAGTTGTCTATCCTAATTTAAGTGCTAATATTAAATTAAAAGATTCTGCAAGTATTTATTATGGGAATGCTGCCATTACTCATTTGTTAGAGGTTGCTTCGTCTGTAGATTCTTTAGTAATTGGAGAAAGAGAGATTTTACGACAGTTAAGGGAGGCTTATCAGCGTTGCTGCAAAGTTGGAGCAACAGGGGATTCTATCCGTATGGCAGTACAACTAGCAGTGGAATCTGCCAAGAAGGTTTATTCGACTACTCGAATTGGTCAGAAAGCAGTATCCGTTGTTTCTTTGGCTATTCGCCAATTGTTGGCTAAAAATCCTCCTAGAGATGCTCGTATTTTAATTGTAGGAGCAGGGCAAACCAATACGCTTGTTGGAAAGTTTTTGTTAAAGTATGGTTTTCAAAACTGTACGGTGTTTAATCGTTCTAAACCCAATGCAGTTACTTTAGCAAAAATGTTGGGCAAAGGTCCGGCATTTACATTGGATGCACTGCCCCAATATGACAAAGGTTTTGATATCTTAATTGCTTGTACAGGAGCAACAGAAGCTATCATTACTCCCGAATTATACGAAAAGCTGTTGCAAGGGGAAACAGATGAGAAAATTTTGATTGACTTGTCTATTCCTAATAATATTAATCCAGTAATTGCAGAAACCTATCCAACAACTTATATTGAAATTGATGGATTGAAAGAGTTGGTAAACGAAAACTTAGCATTTAGAGAAAAAGAGGTCATTAATGTTCAGGCAATTATCAAAGAGCGTGTCGCTGAGTTTAGAAAAATTTATAAAGGTAGACAGGTAGAATTAGCTTTGAAGGAAGTTCCGACGCAAATCAAGGCGATTCGTCAACATGCTTTAACGTCTGTTTTTAAGAACGAAGTTTCTTCTTTGGATCATGAAGTACAAGAATTGATTGATCGAATGATGACTTACATGGAGAAACGATGCATTGCTATTCCAATTCAAGCGGCAAAAGAACATTTAGCAGGGGTTGTTTCTAGCAAAAAATAGTTTGAATAATACAAATAATTATTAGAGAAAAAGCAAAATCTACTACAACAGATTTTGCTTTTTTTTTTTGAAAAATTTACATTTGTTTACATTGTTTTACATTTGTTTACACTCGTTTACAATGTTTTACATTTTAAAAATTTTTTTAATATTTTTGTGTTGAATAATTTTGTAAAAACAGTTTGTTTTTATAAGTTTGGATGGATATGTAGTTATAAATCATCCAAATAGTCCCAATTATGAAAGCTCGTTTTGTTGCTTTATTTTTTATCGTTGGTGCATTTACTGCCTGCGAAAGAAAAGAACCTTTACCAAATCTTCCCATCCCCTCTTTAAGTGAGGTTCGTCTGATTGACGGTCGCTTGCACTTCCCCTCTCAAGAACAATTTGATGCCACTCGTCTAGCCATTAATACACCAATGCCCATTGATGTGAGCGAATGGCAATCGAAAATAGGCTTCCATTCTATGAAGATGACATTTGATGCCATTCAGAGAGATTTTGAACAGGTTGAAAATAGAGTCGATTATCAGCGCTTTCAAGAACAACATCAAGACTATCTTTGGATGACACCAGATAGTTCTGTTTCTATGAAGGGCTATCATCCCTTTTTGAGTGCCCTGCTCAACATCAATGGAGAAGTATCGATTGCAAATTTCTTGGTCAAATATACCAATACGCATATAATACGTATCGAAGATAGTTCTGAGGAAAAACTAGCACAAGCACAAAAAGAACTTATTTCTGATGAAAAAAATGGCATTTGGGTAGTACCTAGACGAGATATGGAAGCTAATTTGGTAAATAGTCGATATTGCCATCCCAATGATATATGGCATACATTGCACGGGTATTCTGGTGTAGAGCATCGAATCTATGCTTATTATAATGTGGATAATAAAACTAGCCAGTTATCTTATAGTGTGTTAATTAATGCAGCACCAATGGAGGTGAAAAGCTATTTTAACGTACACATCAAATCTCAGTACAGAGGCTTTTTAAATTATTGGTACCGCAAGCGAACAACCATTACTTGGAATGTAGGATGGGGAGTAGAAGCCAATGATAAAACTAAAAGCCCTAATTTTGGTCATGGGACAGGCGGAACTGTTGGCAATGTTAGTGAGATCAATTATAGCTATGATATACGACCCAAT
It includes:
- the hemA gene encoding glutamyl-tRNA reductase; amino-acid sequence: MDTLSSYKILTITHKSTPLKNIGNFVLPNLDSECALQQKLQAIQTALGMDELLYLATCNRVLFFFTSAQPLTDCFLEKFESVVYPNLSANIKLKDSASIYYGNAAITHLLEVASSVDSLVIGEREILRQLREAYQRCCKVGATGDSIRMAVQLAVESAKKVYSTTRIGQKAVSVVSLAIRQLLAKNPPRDARILIVGAGQTNTLVGKFLLKYGFQNCTVFNRSKPNAVTLAKMLGKGPAFTLDALPQYDKGFDILIACTGATEAIITPELYEKLLQGETDEKILIDLSIPNNINPVIAETYPTTYIEIDGLKELVNENLAFREKEVINVQAIIKERVAEFRKIYKGRQVELALKEVPTQIKAIRQHALTSVFKNEVSSLDHEVQELIDRMMTYMEKRCIAIPIQAAKEHLAGVVSSKK